A stretch of DNA from Micromonospora sp. NBC_01813:
CGAAGAGCTCAAGATCTCCATCGAGCAGGTCGGCTTCCTCCAGCCGATCGTGGTCCGCCAGCTTGATGACGGCGAGCAGTACGAGCTGGTGATGGGAGAGCGCCGGTGGCGGGCGGCCCAGGCGATCGGCCGAGAGGTCATCCCGGCGATCATCCGGGAAACCAAGGACGACGCGATGCTCCGGGACGCGCTCCTGGAGAACATCCACCGCGCCAACCTGAACCCCCTCGAGGAAGCAGCGGCGTACCAGCAACTACTCGATGAGTTCGGTGCCACCCACGAGGAGCTGGCCCGGCGGATCGGCCGCAGCCGGCCGCAGATCTCGAACACGATCAGGCTGCTGAACCTGCCGGCGCAGGTGCAGCGCCGGGTCGCCGTGGGGGTGCTCTCAGCCGGGCACGCCCGGGCGCTGCTCGGCCTGGACGACTCCGCGGCCCAGGACGCGCTGGCACTGCGTATCGTCGCTGAGGGTCTGTCGGTACGGGCAACCGAGGAACTGGTGGCACTTGCCGCGACCGAGGACCAGGCCAA
This window harbors:
- a CDS encoding ParB/RepB/Spo0J family partition protein, whose product is MKNRPKGGLGRGLGALIPTAAPAPAQPSAQPDPGPIAPLLAAPAAAPVVESYQPSAGLPADLLAPSSDDLSPVPGARFAELPVSAIVPNPKQPRQVFDDEALEELKISIEQVGFLQPIVVRQLDDGEQYELVMGERRWRAAQAIGREVIPAIIRETKDDAMLRDALLENIHRANLNPLEEAAAYQQLLDEFGATHEELARRIGRSRPQISNTIRLLNLPAQVQRRVAVGVLSAGHARALLGLDDSAAQDALALRIVAEGLSVRATEELVALAATEDQAKRPGTAQRRAKPHAPALTDLADRLSDRFDTRVKVDIGRSKGKITIEFATVDDLERIVGIIGMNGEQSPDEAP